The Raphanus sativus cultivar WK10039 chromosome 2, ASM80110v3, whole genome shotgun sequence DNA segment TGGTTTGGGAAATGGAGAAAGGAAATTGGTACAATTCGGTTTTTGGACGGTTAGGTTTTAATTTCGGATCGAAATTAGGGATTGGTTCGTGGTCCAACTCAATTCGGTTATTCCTTCGGTTAAGGTAGGTACAACCGGTAAATACTTCAAATTTTCTAGGGTTAAATGTAATTTTCGgctttttatttaacttttcatttttgttttgttttcatgtcTTACGGAGATTAGAGATATAGCTGGGTGGGTATAGGAGATGATGTCCCGTAAAATAGAGAGAGAAGACGAAGGAAGACGAGGTTTCATAGAGCTTGAGATTCCGATTTGTTCTTgactgctttttttttttggttttgggttTTGTGAGGGTTGGATTCTCTCTGTCtacacaatttttttgttcttgtttatttttctcTATGTGAAGAGAGAAAAATGACAAAACTcccatttaatatttattacagcgactaatctaattaccacGTCATCAGTGAAATTACGGTTAATCGGCGgtttatcattttttaatcGTGGGACTGATGGGGAGAGTGGAGGTTTTATGGAACTAATAGTATTTTCCACTgttaaaacttaataaatcattttaatatttttctttttctacacTACAAGTCAATAACTAGaagacttttttcttttttttttgaaacaaaactaGAAGACATATGCAACTtgtgagaaaaaaaacaaaccataCGCGGCTGaaactttctttttatttgaagcAATCTGAGTTAAATTTTGGTCagtttaaaactatatatcaaGACAGTGGGAGatcagtaaaataaatatatttatatataacaacaaaatataatcATCAACGGATTGAAACGTTTTTTGAATGGTGAATAAGAGATGATAAAATCACAAGATCCTCAAGATGTTAAACTATTTAGCTTACTCTTTGAGTCTTTTCACACATCTTTGCATAGGGTAATATTACAGTTTTGAGTAAAATCCACTAACTGAATTTGGATGGgatattttaagaatatataaagaAGCTCTggatttaaaaactaaaaggCATAAGTGGTTGGCcaaaaatagaagaaaacaTATGTGGGAAAACAAGTCCAAATTAACATATgctaatataaaaagaaatccGGATTTTAAGGGGTTTTGGATATGGTTAGGTTACTTTTTTACATAATGGTTTACATACAAATGAGAAAGACGTGGCCTTCTCCAACATCCACTGGTGTTAACAAATAAAGAGAACTTCACATTTTCTTAATCAAACGGTATaaacttttgtttcattattatACATATCTCAATCTATATGGGTCGCTTTAATAAGGTGAACCATGCTATTCCCCACACTATTATAACATACTTTACTCTTAAATGGGAACTTTACCCATCCTGTTAATCATCAGAAATATTAAATCCAGCTCAGGGAATCTGCACTATTTGTTATTTAAGTGTATACGTGACTCGAATAGTTTTTAAATGAAGGACATACTTTTCAAAAGTAACAACGAAACTAAAGATAATACACTGAAAAGACTACTTAAGACCCATGTTCTAAAACGCGACTGTAGAAGACGATTACGCGCCGCTGCAACGCTGATCGGAAGGCATAATGAAAGTAGTTTATTACTGGAACCCTATTCCAAACGAAAGTAGCATTACTTACTGGAACTAGTAGTTTTTTAGTAATGGTAATTAACAATTAGAAAGTCAATTATGAAGCTTTGGAGGTGTTACTCTTTTCTTTCTAACATAATGTCATGCGTTCGTACTTAGTTTTATCTCAAGGTTTTTGTAGAGCACTTCACATTTAGAAATGAAAAGATCATATATGGTTTAATGAGTCACGCTAATTTCACTTGAAAACTTATTCTCTTTAGTAGAAAAGTGGCAAGTATGATTATATAGCACTGAGAGTGATTAAAGAGGAAGCAAAGTGATTAGACACAAAAACCACTATCATCAAGAGAATAGCTGGTCCAGCTATTAGTGTAAGATACCGGTACAACTGTGACACCATTCCTTTCTTGATGTTACTCAAACCTCAAAACTTTCTTATTCATCATTTTTatcttacaaaaatatatgCTAGCCTATTACTACTTCCAATATTCCAATTGTCTTCTACCTGAACTATTTATGAGCCAATATATAGTTTCATCAAATGGGTATAaactatatattctttttaatttggatAAATAGTTTAGGTGGAAGACAATTGAAATATTGTAAGTAGTAAATGCAGAGTATTGCTGTTCCATATTCAGCTAAATTAAggcaaaaaaatataaacgaaGCAGCGGATCCGAGAAGAATATCAACAGAGATGCTAAGAGGACACTGAAGAACACTCTCATCATGGCTTCCCTGCTTTTcctgtttttttctctcttttttttttgaattaaatgttaaattgaattcaaaagaaaaaaacatttacaatcTTTTTTTGAGTTCTCTGTTTCTGATCAAATTTGAAATAcagcaaaaatataaaaaacttctCGTGAACTTCAAACTCTTCTTACACTTCAACCCTTCAAACCTTCCaactcttcttcatctcctaGCACTCACTCCTACTAGGAGccagctctcactcctactggTTTTAATCAGCCCTCATTCCTACTGATCACACtcagctctcactcctactgaTCTCAATACCTCCAGTGTTACTTCCTAGACAAGAAAGCACAGACTCAACAGGTGCTAAACCAGTACTCCATCCCTGTTGCATAATCTTTGTCGCCCTTTCTTTGTATCACAGTGAAGATGTTTCTAATGTTTTTATCTAATCTTCTTATCAACACCTCAGCAGGAGATGGATCTTCTCCATACCTCCTTTTATTCCTCTCCCTCCATACAGTATGCACCACTGCTTGAAACATATACCTCACTGTGAAAATATCTATCTTCCTACCATTTCCTTCTTTCGAAATCATTCTTATAAGATCATCCCTCCTtagttttttctctttttttgccTGTTTGTGTGGCAAAAAACCTCGACACACGTTAGAAGAATCATACCAAAAATAAACGGAGTTTTGTAAATGTCTGGATTGTGATTCACGCTGAGAATcggataagaaaaagaagaagaaaacagttGGTCTTGTTACAAACATTCTAGTCAAGAGAGAAGGTTTCAAAACTGAATATGGAAACAGAGACTGAGACAGAGCACTAATGTTACAAAGAAAGTAAATAATCCATGAGTAGTGCATTTTAATCTATGTAAACAAGTCGGAACATTACAAAACTGAGAGTCTGAGACTAATAGAGAACACTAATGTTTCAAACAGAACAACAATATACAATCAAATACATGGTTGTAATGTCAGCTAAAAACACCTATAATATGAAGACACTAAAACACTAGGCTATCTCGGACCGGAGAGTCTCACGGCCGATAGATAGTTCTCACTATTACAATCCGACGGTCCAGACGATGTACCACCACCTTCCTCACTGATCGACTTACAAAAGCTCGAGTAAAGCCTCGAGCCCAAAGTGGAAGAAGACGGAGGCTGAACCACGTGAAAAACTCCTTCGAGCATCTGAACAACTTTGCTCATCGACGGTCTCAAATGCATATCTTCTTGTATACACCAAAGCGCAGTCTTCATCGCTCTCTGAACTCTCTCATCGTCCACATCAACATTCTTCATCTTCCCATCAACAATCTCCAAAAGCTTCCCTTCTTCCATCATCTTGAAAGCGTAAGACGGAAAGTGACACTTCTCCGATGACTCTGACGGATCATAGTTCTTCCTTCCTCCTATCAGCTCCAGCAACACCATCCCGTAGCTGTACACATCGCTCTTCTCCGATATCGCGTAGTTTGTGATCCACTCAGGAGCTAAATACCCTCTAGTCCCACGCATCGTTGTGAACACATGGCTCTGCTCTCGTGTCATGAGCTTAGCTAGTCCAAAATCAGACACCTTAGCGTTGAAGTTATCGTCCAACAAGATGTTCTCTGGTTTAATATCACAATGGATGATCCTTGCGTCGCAATCCTCATGTAGATAAGCTAACCCTTTCGCTGTACCAACCGCTATATTGAACCTTGTGTCCCAATCCAACAGTATATCACCATCTCTTCTCCTGAATATCCATTTCTCTAACGAACCTTTCGCTAAGAACTCGTACACGAGAAGCCTGTGAGCTCCTTCTGCGCAGAACCCTCTAAGCCGCACCAGATGCAGATGATGAATGCTTCCGATGATACTAACCTCAGCTCTGAACTCTTTCTTCCCCTGACCTATTCCTTCAAGCTTCTTCACCGCTAAACGCGAACCATCGGGTAAACTCCCTTCGTAGACCGAACCAAACCCTCCTTGACCTAACTTGACGGAGAAGTTATTAGTCGCTGACTGAAGATCTTTATAAGTAAACCTAATAGGCATCCCCGATAGATTCTCCAAGAAGTTATCTTCCTCTGAGCTATGTTCTTCATCACCATCCAAAAGCGTTTTCGTTCTCGTCCTCCTATGAATCCGAAACGCCACGAAGATCAAACAACCTATGATGAAAACCGTCGCCAAGACGATAATCACTATATACGGGAAGTGTTTCCCACCGTCTTCTTCTCCGTTATCTCCACCTCCCAAACCGTTAGCAGCCACCTTGATGTAAGAGACGTAACCAGAGCCTCCGCTTCCAGAGGCTTTAAAGCTCCCAatccaatcaaacaagaagcaGTCACCAGAACTGTTATGAAAGAACAAACCGAGGCACGAGCAGTTGCTGTTGCAGAACTCTTTACATCTATCGAGATTTGTTTTCTTGGAGAAGGGAGAAGCAAACCCTAGCGCGAAGTAGTCGACACCGTCTCCAGCGTTTACAAGTTGAATTGTGTCATTGTCTTTCTTATCACAAAGAGAAGTATCGATCCCGGATTTGCAATCAGACCGAACTCTTGATAAACCGGAGACACATCCACACACTTTGCTACCGGAGCACACGTAGTAAGACCCGCAAGGCTCGGGCGTCGCGCACTGATCACTCGGGATTTTAGTGGAAGAATCAGCAGCAGAGACACCGCTCCCGAGATTCGAGAACGTGATCACACCGTTGTTTCCTAAAACCGCGATCCAAGTAGCGTTATCATCTCTATTATCCGAATACACAAACTGCCATAACAGAGCTTGTTTCTCATCGAAGAACCTCCACGAGTTCCCGAGGAGAGAGGACGAAGTCACTACACCGTCTTTTTCGATGATCCTTCCTCTATCATTCCCCATGGACCAGTACACTTGCGGAGTCTCCAAGCTGTCCACGGATAAAACCATATCTCCTGATTTGATCTCGAGAGCGTAAGTGACGTTGCTAGAAGAAGAAGGGTTGCTGGTGAGCTTCATGCCTTGTTTAAAACCCTGGTTCGTGATCAGAGTATCCGTAGGATGATCGAAGCTCTCCCAGATCGAGGCTCCGTCGCCGGAGACGACCACGAGGTTCCCGGAGTCGCGGAGCTCGATTCTCGAGGCGTTTTTGCCTGAATTGTCCAGTTTCCAGACCTCGGATCCTCCTTCTGTACGGAGCAGGACTGTTCCGTTGTTGTCGAACTGGAGATTGTCGGAGTTCGAAACAGGGGAAGCTCTGTTCGCGGACCAGATGAGTCTCGAGCTGGGTTGGTGGAGGATGCTGAGCGTGAAGAGAGTGACGGAATCTGGGGTGGTTACGAATCCGAAACCGAAGGCTGAGCTGTTGGATTCGAGGAAGATACCGTTGTTGTTGATGTAGTTCATCTGAGATCCTTCGAAACCTGGAGAGATGCTGCCGGTGTAGGGTACACCGCCGTGTAGAGGATGAGGGAAGAGAAACAGACATGTTGTTAAGAAGGCGATGAAGAACCTTCTCATGGCTAAAAGCCCAGAATTTTAACACactgaaaccttttttttttaataaagatggaaactttttttttgtgtggggATCAAGTCAATGGATctgagaaacaaacaaaagaaagattCCTAAAAGATGCAAACAGACAAATCTCAGAGCTCTGTCAGGTGAACGGTCTGCATCTGTAGATGGAAACTGACTCTTCCTAGATTCATCGCAAAACCCGAGAAGTTGAAGGAGGTTCCAGAGGAATAATCGAATCAGATCAAACAGAGGAACAACTTagaaagtttcaaactttccCGACGAATTCAGACCGGAATTCTGTTTGGGGTTAGAAAGTTCCAAACTTTCCGACGAGTTTCAGAACTGGGTCGGTCGGAAGCAGAAATGTTTGGATTATTTTGAAAGGGGTTGGAGAACTCTgggtttgtgtgtgtgtttgccTATCTGTCTCACATTCAATGAAAGTTTGAATTGGGTCTATGATAATAGAGGAAGGCGACAACTGGGGGGAttaattgaaacagagagaaggTTGTGTAAGAGTgtcttaatcaataaaaaacCTGTCTGAGCCGTTTCCTTTAAATCCGTTTCCTTTTTATCCTTCTCCCTCTTATGACCGTCGTCACAGACTATTTTGGACAGATCCGACCACTTGGGTGGGTCTCTCTTTTTAACCAAACATGTTCTTAAATTTTTCCAGACCCTTTTTGACTTTTCAAAGAGGACAGGTCTAATTGATGGTGTAGTAAAGGATTTGTAGATAAATTTGCACCGTACAGATTACATTTATGTTCGGAAAAGAAAGTGCATTTTTACTGGAAAAAATGTGGAATGAATAAAAgtcgacgacaaaaaaaaaaaaaaatgtggaaTGAAAGACTATTCTTTTGTTGTTAAGTTTGTAGAATATTTGAAAATCTAAACAACACTTGAATTTGCTTAAAATTATGTATGTATCAAACTTgaatttgggtttataattgtttttttttacttgtaaATGTAAAATCATGGGGAATTCATAAATTCAACATCAAatgaaagaaaggaaaataaaataatgtgcGCCTAAATTCGAATTCCTATTATGTTTTCATTGTTTTGGCCAGGGCTGTTCAATATGGTAAAACCGAACcgtaccgaaccgaaccgaaccgaaatagacaatgtggtttggatttggtatataccatacaaatcgaatggatgtaattttctaaaaaccgtaggatttggatatggtttggtatataaccgataaaaccgaataaaccgaataaaaccgatcaaaaatagaaacatgtaaatatgtatatattttataacaacgtatgaaaatcataagttaatttgtttgctaataactattaccatatttttatactaataaaGAAGTCATGATTTGTAAAACATTTGAAGTATAATTAAATACAATTCATTGCAACCGatgcttcttatttttttagttttctttttgatctttttgctttattttagcattaaataaattgaaataaagattataaatttgatggacaacaattagtagaaatttttcacaattttttttaatctataaatgaaCAGAGATTCGTGTTCAATCGAAGAAACATGAATTTGATGAAcgctaaatatggaagaatagaaaacaaTTCTTTAGTGGTTCTTGCTTCTGTTTGTTTTTAGctttttacttttattcaaaattctaagctttgattttaattctaaatttgattattttattagatggtataagcgttttttatttttttgttcttttatttaaacatataatattttttaataaatgaatgtgttgacaacatgactttaaaattcatataatatgatcacaaaataaagaattatgttttttggtataaaaccgaataaaccgaaaaccgacagtatataaaccgaaccgaaccgaagtaaatatggatttagaatggtagttgtattttactaaccgaaataccgaaaaaccgaaaaaaccgaaccgaaaccgaaccgatatccggattgaacacccctagTTTTGGCGAAAAGAACATGAGCTATGGgctaattataataaatttatggGGCTATAGAAAAGTTACAAAAGTAATTTAGGTATTTATTTAGTTGTAAAGCCTGTCTTTTTGTAAAACAC contains these protein-coding regions:
- the LOC130508248 gene encoding G-type lectin S-receptor-like serine/threonine-protein kinase SD2-5, with the protein product MRRFFIAFLTTCLFLFPHPLHGGVPYTGSISPGFEGSQMNYINNNGIFLESNSSAFGFGFVTTPDSVTLFTLSILHQPSSRLIWSANRASPVSNSDNLQFDNNGTVLLRTEGGSEVWKLDNSGKNASRIELRDSGNLVVVSGDGASIWESFDHPTDTLITNQGFKQGMKLTSNPSSSSNVTYALEIKSGDMVLSVDSLETPQVYWSMGNDRGRIIEKDGVVTSSSLLGNSWRFFDEKQALLWQFVYSDNRDDNATWIAVLGNNGVITFSNLGSGVSAADSSTKIPSDQCATPEPCGSYYVCSGSKVCGCVSGLSRVRSDCKSGIDTSLCDKKDNDTIQLVNAGDGVDYFALGFASPFSKKTNLDRCKEFCNSNCSCLGLFFHNSSGDCFLFDWIGSFKASGSGGSGYVSYIKVAANGLGGGDNGEEDGGKHFPYIVIIVLATVFIIGCLIFVAFRIHRRTRTKTLLDGDEEHSSEEDNFLENLSGMPIRFTYKDLQSATNNFSVKLGQGGFGSVYEGSLPDGSRLAVKKLEGIGQGKKEFRAEVSIIGSIHHLHLVRLRGFCAEGAHRLLVYEFLAKGSLEKWIFRRRDGDILLDWDTRFNIAVGTAKGLAYLHEDCDARIIHCDIKPENILLDDNFNAKVSDFGLAKLMTREQSHVFTTMRGTRGYLAPEWITNYAISEKSDVYSYGMVLLELIGGRKNYDPSESSEKCHFPSYAFKMMEEGKLLEIVDGKMKNVDVDDERVQRAMKTALWCIQEDMHLRPSMSKVVQMLEGVFHVVQPPSSSTLGSRLYSSFCKSISEEGGGTSSGPSDCNSENYLSAVRLSGPR